One window of the Nakamurella alba genome contains the following:
- a CDS encoding transglycosylase domain-containing protein, which yields MGGLGRLAVAIVVAGVLVAGLLLPYAVGAGLASNKITDAIENTPVTDMDQPAPERTTVTAADGTTIATVYNQNRVNVPLSEINPKLQNAIIATEDRRFYEHPGVDWRGTTRALLKNSEGTLGQQGGSTLTQQYVKNYRFLVQATTEQEKADAIAATPLRKLQEAKIALVLEQQMSKADILERYLNLVAFGPSVYGAEAAAQYFFGSHAKDLNLAQSALLAGMVNNPNKYNPFNPDRAQDALNRRNTVLDLMYANGYITAKDRDASKAKSLGTERHPQANGCLSAANAATNGYFCTYALDYLENTQGLSSTEIASGGYTVRTTMDVTAMRDAVAAVKANADPAKFERVANVMAVVQPGDSRQVLALAANRPFGLDQEAGQTQQRLTTTFAPFGAGSTFKIFTSAVALEKGLGTNSVISSPAQYTSPLTPTHPFNNSGDFPTSMTMEQALATSPNTAFVSLEDQVGLENVAEMAVRLGLRGYLLPSGEVDRAFAGTGRDYEEEVSAQKIASFTLGVSPVSPLELANVGATLASDGKWCQPTPIDSILDRNGNVVPIKEINCEQAVEPGVARALSQAMQADHRNDQGYTGTAYAAATKAGWKSTAALASKTGTTEDYKSAAFLGWTPYYSGAVVTWDYLSRPTGVCINDDNTLAGSCQVSGGERTGGAGTKGMSGGSVPANTWFATIGKLQADIDPGLFPPAPAELVTGTANTLVPDVRGQLYDTAKAQLEAAGFVVPAPRVSTTSGGVANLVVEQSPLYSALPGATVTLTVSAGATSSGG from the coding sequence ATGGGTGGACTGGGCCGGTTGGCAGTGGCGATCGTCGTGGCAGGAGTGCTGGTCGCGGGCCTGCTGCTGCCCTATGCGGTGGGGGCGGGGTTGGCCTCCAACAAGATCACCGACGCCATCGAGAACACCCCGGTGACCGACATGGACCAGCCGGCGCCGGAGCGGACCACGGTCACCGCGGCGGACGGCACCACCATCGCCACCGTCTACAACCAGAACCGGGTCAACGTCCCGCTGTCGGAGATCAACCCGAAGCTGCAGAACGCGATCATCGCCACCGAGGACCGCCGCTTCTACGAGCACCCCGGGGTCGACTGGCGCGGCACCACCCGGGCGCTGCTGAAGAACTCGGAGGGCACCCTCGGCCAGCAGGGCGGGTCGACACTCACCCAGCAGTACGTGAAGAACTACCGGTTCCTGGTGCAGGCGACCACCGAGCAGGAGAAGGCCGACGCCATCGCCGCCACCCCGCTGCGCAAGCTGCAGGAGGCGAAGATCGCCCTGGTGCTGGAGCAGCAGATGTCCAAGGCCGACATCCTGGAGCGCTACCTCAACCTGGTGGCCTTCGGCCCGAGCGTCTACGGCGCCGAGGCCGCCGCGCAGTACTTCTTCGGCTCGCACGCCAAGGACCTCAACCTGGCCCAGTCGGCGCTGCTGGCCGGCATGGTGAACAACCCGAACAAGTACAACCCGTTCAACCCGGACCGGGCGCAGGACGCCCTGAACCGGCGGAACACCGTGCTGGACCTGATGTACGCCAACGGGTACATCACCGCGAAGGACCGCGACGCCTCGAAGGCCAAGAGCCTCGGCACCGAGCGGCACCCGCAGGCCAACGGCTGTCTGTCCGCGGCCAACGCGGCGACCAACGGCTACTTCTGCACCTACGCCCTGGACTACCTGGAGAACACCCAGGGGCTCAGCTCGACCGAGATCGCCTCCGGTGGCTACACCGTGCGCACCACGATGGACGTCACCGCGATGCGCGACGCGGTCGCCGCGGTGAAGGCGAACGCGGACCCGGCGAAGTTCGAGCGGGTGGCGAACGTGATGGCGGTGGTGCAGCCCGGCGACTCCCGGCAGGTGCTGGCCCTGGCCGCGAACCGACCCTTCGGCCTGGACCAGGAGGCGGGGCAGACCCAGCAACGGCTGACGACGACGTTCGCCCCGTTCGGCGCCGGGTCCACCTTCAAGATCTTCACCTCGGCGGTCGCACTGGAGAAGGGCCTCGGCACGAACTCGGTGATCAGCTCGCCGGCGCAGTACACGTCGCCGTTGACCCCGACCCACCCGTTCAACAACAGCGGCGACTTCCCGACGTCGATGACCATGGAGCAGGCGCTGGCCACCTCGCCGAACACCGCGTTCGTCTCGTTGGAGGACCAGGTCGGCCTGGAGAACGTGGCCGAGATGGCGGTCCGGCTCGGGCTGCGCGGGTACCTGCTGCCCTCCGGCGAGGTGGACCGGGCGTTCGCCGGCACCGGCCGGGACTACGAGGAGGAGGTGTCGGCGCAGAAGATCGCGTCGTTCACCCTCGGTGTCAGCCCGGTCAGCCCGCTGGAGCTGGCGAACGTCGGCGCCACCCTGGCCAGCGACGGCAAGTGGTGCCAGCCGACGCCGATCGACTCGATCCTGGACCGCAACGGCAACGTCGTGCCGATCAAGGAGATCAACTGCGAGCAGGCGGTCGAGCCGGGTGTGGCGCGGGCACTGTCGCAGGCCATGCAGGCCGACCACCGCAACGACCAGGGCTACACCGGCACCGCCTACGCCGCCGCCACCAAGGCCGGCTGGAAGTCGACCGCGGCGCTGGCCAGCAAGACCGGCACCACCGAGGACTACAAGTCCGCGGCGTTCCTCGGCTGGACCCCGTACTACAGCGGCGCGGTCGTCACCTGGGACTACCTGAGCCGCCCCACCGGGGTCTGCATCAACGACGACAACACCCTCGCCGGGTCCTGCCAGGTCTCCGGCGGCGAGCGGACCGGCGGCGCCGGCACGAAGGGTATGAGCGGCGGCTCGGTGCCGGCCAACACCTGGTTCGCCACCATCGGCAAGCTGCAGGCCGACATCGACCCGGGTCTGTTCCCGCCGGCCCCGGCGGAATTGGTGACCGGCACCGCGAACACCCTGGTGCCGGACGTCCGCGGCCAGCTCTACGACACCGCGAAGGCCCAGCTCGAGGCGGCCGGCTTCGTGGTGCCGGCGCCCCGGGTCAGCACCACCAGCGGCGGCGTCGCCAACCTGGTCGTCGAGCAGTCGCCGCTGTACAGCGCGCTGCCCGGTGCCACGGTCACGCTGACCGTCTCCGCCGGTGCGACGAGCTCCGGTGGCTGA
- a CDS encoding metallophosphoesterase yields MADRARGGSHRAAWAVAGLAATAAGGAVWSTVLERQWYALRRITVPVLRPGSWPIRVLHLSDLHILPRHHRKMQWVSALADLRPDLVVNTGDTLSSTDAVPSALRAFGGLLEVPGAFVFGNNDYFAPQWKSPHRYFTRSKPLPKRGTLPWRDLRAAQSERGWIDLSNRKSPLELRGQRIALAGVDDPHLGRDRYEEIAGPADASAVVRIGVAHSPEPRVLDAFAGDGYDLVLAGHTHGGQVRLPLLGPVVTNCGIDRSRARGLSRWGESMWLNVSAGLGNSPYMPARFCCRPEATLITLVPREPGDAPMPARPGRSAEVSGAPLQIR; encoded by the coding sequence GTGGCTGACCGGGCTCGCGGCGGCAGCCACCGCGCCGCCTGGGCCGTCGCCGGCCTCGCGGCGACGGCCGCCGGTGGTGCCGTCTGGTCGACCGTGCTGGAACGCCAGTGGTACGCCCTGCGCCGGATCACCGTGCCGGTGCTGCGGCCGGGATCCTGGCCGATCCGGGTGCTGCACCTGTCGGACCTGCACATCCTGCCGCGGCACCACCGGAAGATGCAGTGGGTCTCCGCGCTCGCGGACCTCCGTCCCGACCTGGTGGTCAATACCGGCGACACCCTGTCCTCCACCGATGCCGTGCCCTCCGCCCTGCGTGCCTTCGGCGGGCTGCTGGAGGTACCGGGCGCGTTCGTCTTCGGCAACAACGACTACTTCGCCCCGCAGTGGAAGTCACCGCACCGGTACTTCACCCGGTCCAAGCCGTTGCCGAAGCGCGGCACCCTGCCGTGGCGGGACCTGCGCGCCGCCCAGTCCGAACGCGGCTGGATCGACCTGTCGAACCGGAAGTCCCCGCTGGAGCTGCGCGGGCAGCGGATCGCGCTGGCCGGGGTGGACGACCCGCACCTGGGTCGGGACCGGTACGAGGAGATCGCCGGCCCGGCCGACGCCTCGGCCGTGGTCCGGATCGGGGTCGCCCACTCCCCCGAACCCCGGGTGCTGGACGCCTTCGCGGGTGACGGCTACGACCTGGTGCTGGCCGGTCACACGCACGGCGGTCAGGTCCGGCTGCCGCTGCTCGGCCCGGTCGTCACCAACTGCGGCATCGACCGCTCCCGGGCGCGCGGGCTCTCCCGGTGGGGCGAATCCATGTGGCTCAACGTCTCCGCGGGGCTGGGCAACTCCCCCTACATGCCGGCCCGGTTCTGCTGCCGGCCGGAGGCCACGCTGATCACCCTGGTGCCGCGGGAACCGGGCGA